One segment of Patescibacteria group bacterium DNA contains the following:
- the ligA gene encoding NAD-dependent DNA ligase LigA — MNRAEAKKRVDKIKKQMKEIDYAYYVLDKPIVSDAARDSLKDELEKLEKQYPDLITKDSPTQRIGGKALGKFEKYRHKIPKWSFDDLFSFEEVKEFDLKVKRFLGWPEDKDIEYCCELKIDGLNLSFIYSQGLLSRGVTRGDGITGEVVTHAIRTIGSVPLRLEEAIDMEIGGEVYMSKKALAKVNKEQGKKGEAPFANPRNAAAGTVRQLDPQVAADRELDTFMWTIYEPLRYGLKTQGDIMEKMAKLGLKVNPHWKVVKNIGETVKYFQYWHKHREPLPYEIDGIVLKVNDLKLQERLGRTAKLVRWAAAYKFPAEQVTTVVEDIDVQVGRTGVLTPVAHLRPVPLAGTVVKRATLHNADEVRRLDVRIGDTVVLQKAGDIIPDIIQILPKMRSGKEKKFVMPDKCPVCGSSVVKNEGEVAYYCTNKKCYAQQIEELSHFVSRTAFDIIGLGPKILEQLQKADLVKTPADLFKLTEEDLAPLERFAEKSASNLVTAIYKAKDVPLAKFIYALGIRHVGEETAIALAEAFGNIDKLKTATLDDLRQTDDVGPKVALSIKEWFEDKINLKLINDLLDNGVKVNNPEKRLAGRLKGLTFVLTGELDNFSRAEAKEKVRSLGGDVSSSVSKNTDYVVAGENPGSKFGKAQKLGVKIMTERQFLGLIK; from the coding sequence ATGAACAGGGCAGAAGCGAAAAAAAGAGTAGACAAGATCAAGAAGCAAATGAAGGAGATAGACTATGCTTATTATGTTTTGGATAAGCCGATTGTTTCTGACGCGGCGCGCGATTCCCTTAAAGATGAATTAGAGAAGTTAGAAAAGCAGTACCCCGATTTGATCACTAAGGATTCGCCGACTCAGCGTATTGGCGGCAAGGCTTTAGGTAAGTTTGAAAAATATCGCCATAAGATCCCCAAATGGTCTTTTGACGATTTGTTTTCTTTTGAAGAAGTCAAGGAATTTGATTTAAAAGTTAAAAGATTTTTGGGTTGGCCGGAAGACAAGGATATTGAATATTGTTGCGAACTTAAGATTGACGGTTTGAATTTATCTTTCATTTATAGCCAAGGGCTGTTATCCAGGGGCGTAACTCGTGGTGACGGCATAACCGGAGAAGTGGTGACGCACGCCATTAGGACAATCGGCAGTGTGCCTCTAAGGTTAGAGGAGGCTATTGATATGGAAATCGGCGGCGAGGTGTATATGTCTAAAAAAGCATTAGCTAAGGTCAATAAGGAACAAGGGAAAAAAGGTGAAGCGCCGTTTGCCAACCCGCGTAATGCTGCGGCCGGCACGGTACGTCAACTTGATCCGCAAGTGGCGGCTGACCGTGAATTGGATACGTTTATGTGGACGATTTACGAGCCATTGAGATATGGCCTTAAAACCCAAGGTGATATCATGGAAAAGATGGCCAAATTGGGGCTTAAGGTTAATCCACATTGGAAGGTAGTCAAAAACATTGGCGAAACAGTTAAATATTTTCAGTATTGGCATAAGCATCGGGAACCGCTGCCTTATGAAATTGACGGCATTGTTTTGAAAGTCAATGATTTAAAATTACAAGAACGGTTAGGTCGCACGGCCAAGTTGGTGCGCTGGGCCGCCGCTTATAAGTTTCCCGCCGAACAGGTTACAACTGTGGTGGAAGATATCGATGTCCAGGTTGGCCGAACAGGCGTTTTAACTCCCGTGGCTCATCTACGACCAGTGCCATTAGCTGGTACTGTGGTTAAACGCGCTACATTGCATAATGCGGATGAAGTCAGGCGTTTGGATGTTCGGATAGGCGATACTGTGGTTCTGCAGAAAGCCGGGGATATTATTCCTGACATTATTCAGATATTGCCTAAAATGCGCAGTGGCAAGGAGAAGAAATTTGTTATGCCCGACAAATGTCCGGTTTGCGGTTCGTCGGTTGTAAAGAATGAAGGTGAAGTGGCTTATTATTGTACCAATAAAAAATGCTATGCCCAGCAGATAGAGGAGTTGAGTCACTTTGTGTCCCGCACCGCTTTTGATATTATCGGTTTGGGACCAAAGATTTTAGAACAACTGCAAAAAGCCGATTTAGTCAAAACGCCGGCTGATTTATTCAAATTGACTGAAGAAGATTTAGCGCCGCTTGAAAGATTTGCGGAGAAATCCGCGTCTAATTTGGTTACTGCCATATATAAGGCCAAGGACGTTCCTTTAGCTAAATTCATTTATGCTCTAGGTATCCGTCATGTCGGTGAGGAAACAGCTATTGCTTTGGCTGAAGCTTTCGGTAATATTGACAAGTTAAAAACCGCCACCCTTGATGATTTACGGCAGACTGATGATGTTGGTCCTAAGGTTGCCCTCAGTATTAAAGAATGGTTTGAAGATAAAATAAATCTCAAATTGATCAATGATTTATTGGATAATGGCGTTAAAGTAAATAATCCGGAAAAGAGGCTTGCCGGCAGACTTAAGGGTTTAACTTTTGTTTTGACCGGTGAATTGGATAATTTTTCTCGCGCTGAAGCCAAAGAAAAAGTGCGTTCTTTAGGCGGTGATGTTTCATCTTCGGTCAGTAAAAATACTGATTATGTCGTGGCCGGAGAAAACCCCGGATCTAAATTTGGCAAAGCGCAGAAGCTGGGAGTGAAGATTATGACTGAACGACAATTCTTGGGTTTAATCAAATGA
- a CDS encoding prepilin peptidase, with the protein MILFIFIIGLVIGSFLNVVVWRLHSGEPIVFGRSKCPHCQAGLQPKDLVPLLSFILLRGRCRYCRQPISWQYPIVELAGGLLFVLAYILHPQLLVFLRDIILVSILIIVFVYDLRWQLIPDQVTIPAIILLFIFSLLLGSNLWLLIFAVLVGFGFFGLQYLVSSGRWIGGGDLRLGALMGAVLGWPLLIVALLVAYIVGAIVSVVLLISGKAKAKTPVAFGTFLALGTLVALFWGERIINWYLGLLL; encoded by the coding sequence ATGATTTTATTTATTTTTATTATCGGGTTAGTCATCGGCAGTTTCCTTAATGTCGTTGTTTGGCGTCTGCATTCCGGCGAACCGATTGTTTTTGGCCGGTCAAAGTGCCCGCACTGCCAAGCTGGATTACAGCCAAAAGATTTAGTGCCGCTGTTAAGTTTTATTTTGTTGCGCGGTCGTTGCCGGTATTGCCGACAACCAATCTCCTGGCAATACCCTATTGTGGAATTAGCTGGCGGATTGCTTTTTGTTTTAGCCTATATTCTCCATCCTCAGTTGTTAGTTTTTCTTAGGGACATAATATTGGTTTCAATCCTGATTATCGTTTTCGTTTATGATTTGCGTTGGCAACTAATTCCTGATCAGGTAACTATTCCCGCTATTATTTTGTTGTTTATTTTTAGTTTGCTTTTAGGCAGTAACTTGTGGCTTTTAATTTTTGCTGTTCTAGTTGGTTTTGGTTTTTTTGGTTTGCAATACTTGGTTTCTTCCGGCCGATGGATCGGCGGCGGTGATCTGCGCTTGGGTGCTTTAATGGGCGCGGTTTTAGGCTGGCCGCTTCTAATAGTCGCCCTGCTGGTTGCTTATATTGTTGGCGCTATAGTCTCTGTTGTATTGTTAATTTCAGGCAAAGCCAAAGCCAAAACGCCCGTCGCTTTCGGCACTTTTCTGGCTTTGGGCACTTTAGTCGCCCTATTTTGGGGCGAAAGAATAATCAACTGGTATCTCGGTCTATTATTATAA
- a CDS encoding prepilin-type N-terminal cleavage/methylation domain-containing protein, producing the protein MKSKLIRNQGFTLVEMLITAGLFAITSVLVGGIFINVNNLQQQTANMEKLQNDGRYMIEKIGREVRGRELDYERTLPPIDGKVDRLIFKKDEAGEVWQLAYDPEDFMAKIFITTISPDSTVFASLNASDVGVSNLQFIVSPIYDPYANVTTDDYIYQPKITLLMTIYNKNVPDRYRKELRLQTTISSKVYR; encoded by the coding sequence ATGAAATCAAAGCTAATTCGTAATCAAGGATTTACCCTGGTAGAGATGTTAATTACTGCCGGTTTGTTTGCTATCACTTCAGTTTTGGTTGGTGGAATCTTTATTAATGTCAATAATCTTCAACAGCAAACCGCTAACATGGAGAAATTGCAAAATGACGGCCGGTATATGATTGAAAAGATAGGTCGGGAAGTCCGCGGTCGGGAGTTGGATTATGAAAGAACTTTGCCGCCTATTGATGGTAAGGTTGATAGATTGATATTCAAAAAGGATGAAGCCGGAGAGGTTTGGCAATTAGCCTATGATCCGGAAGATTTTATGGCTAAGATCTTCATTACCACCATTAGCCCTGACAGCACTGTTTTTGCTTCCTTAAATGCCTCTGACGTCGGCGTAAGTAATTTGCAGTTCATTGTTAGCCCGATTTATGATCCCTATGCCAATGTTACGACCGATGATTATATTTATCAACCGAAAATCACTTTACTTATGACGATTTATAATAAGAACGTACCGGATCGCTATCGCAAGGAGCTGCGATTGCAAACCACTATTTCTTCCAAGGTTTACCGTTAA
- a CDS encoding type II secretion system protein: MNKKGFTLIELLVVIAIIGILSSVAIVYLQDARNKANDAKVQSNVATASTQTEIARANGESVDSDTYRDSVIAKLGTYPCTAAGKVSWTASPSTTASVVAYYAQLCTSDSYFCADTNGFRGLNSAVPAAAGQCNAN, from the coding sequence ATGAATAAGAAAGGTTTTACTTTAATTGAATTATTAGTGGTTATTGCCATTATCGGCATCTTGTCCTCGGTCGCTATTGTTTATTTACAGGACGCTAGAAACAAAGCTAATGACGCTAAGGTTCAATCTAATGTTGCTACTGCTTCTACTCAGACAGAAATTGCCAGAGCTAACGGCGAAAGCGTTGACTCTGATACTTATAGGGATTCTGTTATCGCAAAATTGGGCACTTATCCTTGCACTGCCGCCGGTAAGGTCAGTTGGACCGCTTCGCCCTCCACTACGGCATCTGTTGTTGCTTATTATGCTCAACTATGTACCAGCGACTCCTATTTCTGCGCTGATACTAATGGCTTTAGAGGATTGAATTCAGCCGTGCCTGCTGCAGCCGGACAATGTAATGCTAATTAA
- a CDS encoding glycosyltransferase family 2 protein — protein MKEAAKQRLSEIFPAAIVWLTFVAAITLSLIKPLWAVYFILIFSVYWIVRLFYMLWWLISSWIKFRKNIKKDWLERVKKLPKNYLDYWHIVTLPTYKEPYGVIERTFETLLKCDYPKEKMIIVLGGEEGDKENFLGIAAKIEAKYADKFRKLMITVHPRRPDELPGKGSNVHYQEERLKEYIDEEKIPYENVIVSCFDIETLPHPQYFAYLTYQYLIHPNPTHASYQPLVLYNNNIWESNPIIRVVASATTFWLLTDMSRPERLLTFSSHSMSFKMIVDVGGHEKTIVSEDSRICLQAIDRYNGDYEVVPMFITVSMDTVYIGKFWQSLGNQYKQMRRWAWGVEHFPWMWDHFFGVHKNTNIPLRVRLRYFWVQVEGMYSWATAPILILIVGRLPLAMVSGTDKATAFVQNAPVTLENLMTIGMVGLILNAVMYTFILPERPKHMSVFNWLVMVLQWVLFPVTMIIFGSIPAIESQTRLLLGGKYRLGFWVTEKKITK, from the coding sequence ATGAAAGAAGCCGCTAAACAGCGTTTATCGGAAATTTTTCCTGCTGCCATCGTCTGGTTGACTTTTGTTGCTGCTATAACATTATCGTTAATTAAGCCGCTTTGGGCGGTTTATTTTATTTTGATTTTCTCCGTTTATTGGATTGTTCGTTTATTTTATATGTTATGGTGGCTGATTTCTTCTTGGATTAAATTCCGGAAAAATATCAAGAAGGACTGGTTGGAGCGAGTTAAAAAATTGCCCAAAAATTACCTTGACTATTGGCATATCGTCACTTTACCGACCTATAAGGAACCGTACGGAGTTATTGAAAGAACCTTTGAGACATTGCTTAAGTGTGACTATCCCAAAGAAAAGATGATCATTGTTTTGGGCGGAGAAGAGGGAGATAAAGAGAATTTTTTGGGTATAGCCGCTAAAATAGAAGCTAAATATGCGGATAAATTCAGGAAATTAATGATTACAGTACACCCTCGCCGACCAGATGAATTGCCGGGCAAGGGCAGTAATGTCCATTATCAAGAAGAGCGCCTCAAAGAGTATATTGATGAAGAAAAAATTCCTTACGAAAATGTCATTGTTTCTTGTTTTGATATCGAAACCTTGCCCCATCCTCAGTACTTTGCTTATCTGACTTATCAGTATTTGATTCATCCCAACCCGACCCATGCCAGTTATCAGCCTTTAGTGCTTTATAATAATAATATTTGGGAATCTAACCCGATTATTCGTGTAGTGGCGTCGGCCACGACTTTCTGGCTATTGACTGATATGTCGCGACCGGAGCGCCTGTTGACTTTTTCTAGTCACTCTATGAGTTTTAAAATGATTGTTGATGTCGGCGGTCATGAAAAAACAATTGTTTCGGAGGATTCACGCATCTGCCTGCAAGCCATTGATCGTTATAATGGCGACTATGAAGTAGTGCCTATGTTTATCACCGTATCCATGGATACGGTTTATATTGGCAAATTTTGGCAATCGTTAGGCAATCAATATAAACAAATGCGGCGCTGGGCCTGGGGCGTAGAGCATTTTCCCTGGATGTGGGATCATTTTTTTGGCGTTCACAAAAATACTAATATTCCTTTGCGTGTGCGTTTGAGATATTTTTGGGTACAAGTCGAAGGTATGTATTCCTGGGCGACGGCGCCGATATTAATCTTAATTGTCGGTCGATTGCCTTTGGCTATGGTTTCCGGTACGGATAAGGCCACGGCCTTTGTTCAGAATGCGCCGGTCACCTTAGAGAATTTAATGACTATCGGTATGGTTGGTTTGATTTTAAATGCGGTTATGTATACTTTTATTCTGCCGGAACGGCCTAAGCACATGTCGGTTTTTAATTGGTTGGTAATGGTTTTACAATGGGTGTTGTTTCCCGTTACTATGATTATTTTCGGTTCTATTCCAGCCATAGAGTCGCAGACTCGCCTTTTACTTGGCGGCAAATATCGCCTGGGTTTTTGGGTGACGGAAAAAAAAATAACCAAATAG
- a CDS encoding ATPase, T2SS/T4P/T4SS family — MDTSQDLFLRQVLTEGITASASDWHFTVGHFPIIKVNGELRYLEDKGVITAEFMIKLAEALLTPLQREKLAKEREIILTYNFDKNLRFKINLFYQKGFLSSTFRYVPVTIVTLSQLGMPAAVKELIKLNRGLVIVSGAFGSGRTSTAASMIEEINVSRKKYIITIEDPIEYIFANKKSVIEQRQVGQDTNSYADALKYFQEESGDVLFLEQLNSASIIPPVLEIARGSALVITTMAADTCARSLTAILDYFPAFDQDRIRDLLSGALKAVVCQKLLPKIGGGVVPVCEILLVNDTVRATIASGNLNQLDNIIATSRREGMISFNQALGEALRANLITYEEAQEHSPDPKGLGKN; from the coding sequence ATGGATACCAGTCAGGATTTGTTTTTAAGGCAGGTATTAACAGAAGGAATAACAGCTAGCGCTTCCGATTGGCATTTTACCGTCGGCCATTTTCCGATTATAAAAGTTAACGGTGAATTGCGTTATCTTGAGGATAAGGGTGTTATTACGGCAGAATTCATGATTAAACTGGCTGAGGCATTACTAACGCCACTACAGCGGGAAAAGCTGGCCAAGGAGAGGGAAATAATATTAACGTATAACTTTGATAAGAATCTTCGTTTTAAGATAAATTTGTTCTATCAGAAGGGTTTTTTGTCTTCTACTTTTCGTTATGTGCCAGTAACGATTGTTACTTTAAGTCAGTTGGGTATGCCGGCGGCAGTCAAGGAACTAATTAAGTTAAATCGAGGATTGGTTATTGTTTCCGGCGCCTTTGGTTCTGGTCGTACTTCTACCGCAGCCTCTATGATCGAAGAGATAAATGTCAGTCGCAAGAAGTATATTATCACTATTGAAGATCCGATTGAATACATTTTTGCCAATAAAAAAAGCGTTATTGAGCAACGTCAAGTGGGACAGGATACTAATAGTTATGCTGATGCCCTAAAATATTTTCAAGAAGAAAGCGGCGATGTATTGTTCTTAGAACAGTTAAACAGCGCCTCTATTATTCCGCCGGTTTTAGAAATAGCTCGTGGTAGCGCTTTAGTGATTACTACTATGGCCGCTGATACTTGCGCCAGGTCGTTAACTGCAATTCTTGATTATTTTCCGGCTTTTGATCAGGATCGTATCCGTGATTTATTGTCCGGCGCCTTGAAAGCTGTGGTTTGTCAGAAGCTCTTACCCAAAATCGGCGGTGGAGTAGTCCCGGTTTGCGAAATTCTTTTGGTTAATGACACAGTTAGAGCGACTATTGCCAGCGGCAATCTTAACCAATTAGACAATATTATTGCCACCTCGCGCCGTGAGGGTATGATATCTTTTAATCAGGCCTTGGGCGAGGCGTTAAGGGCTAATCTGATTACTTACGAGGAGGCGCAGGAACATTCTCCGGATCCTAAAGGTTTGGGGAAAAATTAA
- a CDS encoding response regulator, giving the protein MKDKKINILIVEDDVFLADLYKTKFALEGFKVTVAYDGERGWETAKKGSPDIILLDLVLPKMSGFDILKSLKADSKLEKIPVILLTNLSQKSDVEKGLKLGAKDYLIKAHFMPSEVVEKIKKLIA; this is encoded by the coding sequence ATGAAAGACAAGAAAATAAACATTCTTATTGTGGAGGACGATGTTTTTCTGGCTGATTTGTATAAAACCAAATTTGCCCTGGAAGGATTTAAAGTAACTGTGGCTTATGATGGAGAAAGGGGCTGGGAAACAGCCAAGAAAGGTTCGCCGGACATAATTTTATTGGATTTGGTTTTGCCCAAGATGAGCGGATTTGACATCCTTAAGTCGCTTAAAGCTGATAGTAAACTGGAGAAAATCCCGGTTATTCTTTTGACTAACCTAAGCCAAAAATCTGATGTGGAAAAGGGATTAAAGTTGGGTGCCAAAGATTATTTGATTAAGGCGCACTTTATGCCGTCCGAAGTAGTGGAGAAGATTAAAAAGTTAATTGCTTAA
- a CDS encoding type II secretion system F family protein produces the protein MPIYKYKTKDRRGNIVEAAMDAVSAEAVANFLLDKKLAIIDIRPQATLSVWYWQKFLFFKRVSSKDLVIFFRQLAVMVEANIPLVRGLRILVRQTKNDYLRNVIDKVADEVEGGSSFSSALEIYPDVFTKFYANIMRSGETSGRLSEVMNYLADQKEKDYDLESKVRGAMIYPAMIVLVLGVVGFIVVAFVIPSITKMLVESGAQIPLITRLMMNLANFLRNFWWLVVLLTIGLLIIFFVGRQTPEGRRFLDWVKLKIPIFGAIFKDIYIVRFTQSFATLIKGGVPIAQGLAVVKEVVDNKLFEEMINDAIASVNEGNQISESLAASPYLPQIVANMISIGEESGKLEEVLDKASDFYSKEIDNSVRNLSNLIEPIIMIVLGIAVALFVIAVMLPMWQLSSAF, from the coding sequence ATGCCGATATACAAGTATAAGACTAAGGATCGCCGAGGCAATATCGTTGAAGCAGCCATGGATGCGGTTTCTGCCGAAGCCGTAGCCAATTTTTTGTTGGATAAAAAGTTGGCCATTATTGATATTCGTCCTCAAGCCACTTTAAGTGTTTGGTATTGGCAGAAATTTTTATTTTTTAAACGAGTTAGTAGTAAAGATTTAGTCATATTCTTTCGTCAGTTGGCGGTAATGGTGGAAGCCAACATTCCATTAGTTCGGGGTTTGCGTATTTTGGTCCGACAAACCAAGAATGACTACTTACGTAACGTAATTGACAAAGTGGCAGACGAAGTGGAGGGTGGGTCAAGCTTTTCCTCAGCTTTGGAAATTTATCCAGACGTTTTTACTAAATTTTATGCCAACATCATGCGTTCCGGTGAAACTTCGGGACGATTGTCTGAAGTAATGAATTATTTGGCTGACCAAAAAGAGAAAGATTATGATTTGGAATCCAAGGTTAGAGGTGCGATGATTTATCCAGCTATGATTGTCTTGGTCCTGGGTGTGGTGGGTTTTATTGTCGTGGCTTTTGTTATTCCCAGTATTACTAAAATGTTGGTGGAGTCAGGCGCTCAAATTCCGTTAATCACCAGATTAATGATGAATCTGGCTAATTTTTTAAGGAATTTTTGGTGGTTGGTGGTACTTTTAACTATCGGTTTATTGATCATATTTTTTGTTGGCCGGCAGACGCCGGAGGGTAGACGTTTCTTGGATTGGGTAAAACTTAAGATTCCAATTTTTGGTGCTATTTTTAAAGATATTTACATCGTGCGTTTTACTCAAAGCTTCGCCACGCTTATTAAAGGCGGCGTTCCTATCGCCCAAGGATTGGCTGTGGTTAAGGAGGTTGTTGATAATAAATTGTTTGAAGAAATGATTAATGATGCGATTGCGAGCGTTAATGAAGGTAATCAGATTTCTGAAAGTTTGGCCGCTAGCCCTTATCTACCCCAAATCGTGGCTAATATGATCAGTATCGGCGAGGAGTCGGGAAAGTTGGAAGAAGTATTGGATAAAGCCTCAGATTTTTATTCTAAAGAGATAGACAATTCAGTTCGGAATTTGTCTAACTTGATTGAGCCGATCATTATGATTGTCCTGGGAATCGCCGTGGCTCTGTTCGTTATTGCTGTTATGTTGCCGATGTGGCAATTGTCGTCGGCCTTCTAG
- a CDS encoding prepilin-type N-terminal cleavage/methylation domain-containing protein gives MPRHKLQKGFTLIELLIAIAIFTMLSSFMVVSFTNDEKIRLLKEQADLVLVGIDQARNFSLAGSGPSNIYSQQFVFTISNCQADCFYEVSGRDPNQQVVKKNLEGVRVAIKNEASNQLSISFAVPRGRMTLSGDGNPSEAKIEISNSSNAFCVQVNSISGKVEEIKGNCP, from the coding sequence ATGCCTCGACATAAATTACAGAAAGGTTTCACCTTAATTGAGTTACTTATTGCCATCGCTATTTTTACGATGCTTTCTTCTTTTATGGTAGTCAGTTTTACTAATGATGAGAAAATTCGCTTACTGAAAGAGCAGGCGGATTTGGTTTTGGTCGGTATTGACCAGGCGCGTAATTTTTCTTTGGCCGGCAGTGGTCCGAGTAATATTTATTCCCAACAGTTTGTTTTCACTATTAGTAATTGCCAAGCTGATTGTTTTTATGAAGTCAGCGGCCGAGATCCGAATCAACAAGTAGTCAAGAAGAATTTAGAGGGGGTAAGAGTTGCTATTAAAAATGAAGCTAGTAACCAATTGTCAATTTCTTTTGCCGTACCTCGGGGGCGTATGACATTATCCGGTGATGGCAATCCCAGCGAGGCTAAAATAGAAATCAGCAATAGCTCAAATGCTTTTTGTGTCCAAGTTAATAGTATCTCCGGTAAAGTTGAAGAAATTAAAGGCAATTGCCCTTAG
- a CDS encoding prepilin-type N-terminal cleavage/methylation domain-containing protein: MMRLRDNQSGQSLIELIVSIAVITIGLFSVWFLFLVNFNAVKESEMRIVAANLAREGVEITKNIRDSNWLRMARNIPDETYLWLWDRGLGDGVYTVDYKGGLSEVTANQSGKLFYDADGYYSAQVSDDTSFFSRLITLTSICCNDNNPEDLKCDDTTYSSPADDGGCPNNTLKIGININSRVIWTYSGQPRQLTVEDQLFNWR, from the coding sequence ATGATGAGATTAAGAGATAACCAATCAGGACAAAGCCTGATTGAATTGATTGTTTCCATCGCCGTTATAACTATCGGTTTATTTTCCGTTTGGTTTTTATTTCTAGTTAATTTTAATGCGGTAAAAGAGTCGGAAATGCGTATCGTGGCAGCTAATCTGGCGCGTGAGGGAGTGGAAATAACTAAGAACATTCGTGATAGTAACTGGTTGAGAATGGCTAGAAATATTCCTGATGAAACTTATCTATGGTTATGGGATAGGGGACTGGGAGATGGCGTTTATACCGTTGATTATAAGGGCGGTTTGTCTGAGGTTACAGCCAATCAGTCCGGTAAGCTGTTTTATGATGCCGATGGTTATTATTCAGCTCAAGTATCGGATGATACTTCTTTCTTTTCTCGTCTTATCACATTGACTTCCATTTGTTGCAACGACAATAATCCTGAGGATTTAAAATGCGATGATACGACTTATTCCTCCCCAGCAGATGATGGCGGTTGCCCTAATAATACCCTTAAAATTGGTATTAATATCAATTCCCGCGTTATCTGGACTTATTCCGGCCAACCGCGCCAGCTTACCGTAGAAGATCAATTGTTTAATTGGCGTTAA